From the genome of Hymenobacter sp. PAMC 26628, one region includes:
- a CDS encoding CheR family methyltransferase, whose protein sequence is MKQPVPPADALPTPPNPDAAAPAATPAAAPAATPAGPPRPRTGAAGADKFPVVALCGSAGSLAAFEQFFGALPERTGLAFVVITHLGATPYSQLPQVLQNFTPLPVAEATDGLPVRPDHVYVIPPAADLSLLHGCLFVLRPTQPPGHRLPIDFFLESLAKDVGARAVCIIFSGLGADGSAGLKAVMENFGMVVAQDPDTAAFDSMPRAALATEFVDFSLAPGQMPAELLAYTARLKTPGGSRQRLPNDAADAQPAHALQKIFLLIRQRTGHDFSFYKRNTMFRRIERRMNAHQIKAFTDYVRYLQHNPAEVEQLFRELLIGVTKFFRDAAAFESLHEHLQPLVLAKEPRGTVRVWAPGCSTGEEVYSLAMLLLECLDAVGHSRGVKLQLFATDIASDAIDFARAGRYPAAIAADVSPERLARFFTPEDGHYQICKEVREAVVFALHDVNKDAPFTKLDLLCCRNLLIYLNAELQKNLLPVFHYALRPGGILFLGPSENLTGFQDLFQPLDGKWKISRRLETGAAPGRLLNFPFVLSPRPPAAAHPATMPSAAATAARPGGPFAALVQKTLLTAYAPPAVVITPKGEILYVNGRTGKYLEPAPGVGGLNLFDMARDGLRVEISGAVHRALQTHEDVAVDRVRVDATAGPSQLVRLSVRHLPGADALAGLLLVAFEDQPTPRRGHRAKGQAGAPAADPGREAAAALDQELQYTKRRLQTTVEEMESSLEELKSANEELQSANEELQSTNEEAMTNKEEMQSLNEELMTLNMQYLSKTEEFSQTASDLKNLLDATEIAIIFLDNDLLIKRFTPHVRDIISLVPSDVGRPLAHFASTLRYEHLLRDAQQVLDRLTTVEANIQTTRGEWYTMRILPYRSLDNYINGAVITFTGVTALKQLEAQLQETARFADSLQDAVPQPSVALDGALRVRLANHAFAEAFGLVATEIRGHSLVSLSGGAWNQPALLAQLAQLLNPAHPQNQFDGLTLTADFAGLGPRRVVLYGRRLLHQGQPTGQVLLGVEVVAPPA, encoded by the coding sequence ATGAAACAACCTGTGCCCCCGGCCGACGCGCTGCCTACCCCGCCTAACCCAGACGCCGCCGCACCCGCCGCTACACCCGCCGCCGCGCCCGCTGCTACGCCCGCCGGGCCCCCGCGGCCCCGCACCGGCGCCGCGGGGGCCGACAAGTTTCCGGTGGTGGCGCTGTGCGGCTCGGCGGGCTCGCTGGCGGCGTTCGAGCAATTTTTTGGGGCCCTGCCGGAGCGGACTGGCTTGGCCTTTGTGGTGATAACCCACCTGGGGGCCACCCCCTACAGCCAGCTCCCGCAGGTGTTGCAAAACTTCACGCCGCTGCCCGTGGCGGAGGCCACCGACGGCCTGCCCGTGCGCCCCGACCACGTGTACGTCATCCCGCCCGCCGCCGACCTGAGCCTGCTGCACGGCTGCTTGTTTGTGCTGCGGCCCACCCAGCCGCCGGGCCACCGCCTGCCCATCGATTTCTTTCTGGAGAGCCTGGCCAAGGACGTGGGCGCGCGGGCCGTGTGCATCATCTTTTCGGGCCTGGGGGCCGACGGCAGCGCGGGGCTGAAGGCGGTGATGGAAAACTTCGGGATGGTGGTGGCCCAGGACCCCGACACGGCCGCCTTCGATTCGATGCCGCGGGCGGCGCTGGCCACCGAGTTCGTCGATTTTTCCCTCGCCCCCGGCCAGATGCCCGCCGAGCTGCTGGCCTACACCGCCCGCCTGAAAACGCCCGGCGGCAGCCGCCAGCGCCTGCCCAACGACGCGGCCGACGCCCAGCCGGCCCACGCGCTGCAAAAAATCTTTCTGCTCATCCGCCAGCGCACCGGGCACGACTTCAGCTTTTATAAGCGCAACACGATGTTCCGGCGCATCGAGCGGCGCATGAACGCCCACCAAATCAAGGCGTTCACGGACTACGTGCGCTACTTGCAGCACAACCCCGCCGAGGTGGAGCAGCTATTTCGGGAGCTGCTGATTGGGGTGACGAAGTTCTTCCGCGACGCGGCGGCCTTCGAGAGCCTCCACGAGCACTTGCAGCCGCTGGTGCTGGCCAAGGAGCCGCGCGGCACCGTGCGCGTGTGGGCCCCGGGCTGCTCCACGGGCGAGGAGGTGTACTCGCTGGCCATGCTGCTGCTCGAATGCCTCGACGCCGTGGGCCACAGCCGGGGCGTCAAGCTCCAGCTTTTCGCCACCGACATTGCGTCCGACGCCATCGACTTTGCCCGCGCCGGGCGCTACCCGGCCGCCATTGCCGCCGACGTATCGCCCGAGCGCCTGGCGCGCTTCTTCACCCCGGAAGACGGCCACTACCAAATCTGCAAGGAAGTGCGCGAGGCGGTGGTGTTTGCCCTGCACGACGTGAACAAGGACGCGCCCTTCACCAAGCTCGACCTGCTGTGCTGCCGCAACCTGCTGATTTACCTGAACGCGGAGCTGCAGAAAAACCTGCTGCCCGTGTTCCACTACGCCCTGCGGCCGGGCGGCATCCTGTTTTTGGGCCCCAGCGAAAACCTGACCGGCTTCCAGGACCTGTTCCAGCCCCTGGACGGCAAGTGGAAAATTTCGCGGCGCCTCGAAACCGGCGCCGCGCCCGGCCGGTTGCTCAACTTTCCGTTCGTCCTGTCGCCCCGGCCGCCGGCGGCGGCCCACCCCGCCACCATGCCTTCCGCCGCCGCCACCGCTGCCCGCCCGGGCGGCCCTTTTGCTGCCCTGGTGCAGAAAACGCTGCTCACCGCCTACGCCCCGCCGGCGGTGGTGATTACGCCCAAGGGCGAAATCCTGTACGTGAACGGCCGCACCGGCAAGTACCTGGAGCCGGCCCCCGGCGTGGGCGGCCTCAACCTGTTTGACATGGCCCGCGACGGGCTGCGGGTGGAAATCAGCGGGGCCGTGCACCGGGCCCTGCAAACCCACGAGGACGTGGCCGTGGACCGGGTGCGCGTGGACGCCACCGCCGGGCCATCGCAGCTGGTGCGCCTCTCGGTGCGGCACCTGCCGGGGGCCGATGCCTTGGCCGGGCTGCTGCTGGTGGCGTTTGAAGACCAGCCCACCCCGCGCCGCGGGCACCGGGCCAAGGGCCAGGCCGGGGCCCCCGCCGCCGACCCTGGCCGCGAAGCCGCCGCCGCCCTCGACCAGGAGCTGCAGTACACCAAGCGCCGCCTCCAAACCACGGTGGAGGAAATGGAAAGCAGCCTCGAAGAGCTCAAAAGCGCCAACGAAGAGCTGCAAAGCGCCAACGAGGAGCTGCAGAGCACCAACGAGGAGGCCATGACCAACAAGGAGGAAATGCAGAGCCTGAACGAGGAGCTGATGACGCTGAACATGCAGTACCTGTCCAAAACGGAGGAGTTTTCGCAGACGGCCAGCGACTTGAAAAACCTGCTCGACGCCACCGAAATCGCCATTATTTTTCTCGACAATGATTTGCTGATCAAGCGCTTCACGCCGCACGTGCGCGACATCATCAGCCTGGTGCCCAGCGACGTGGGGCGGCCGCTGGCCCACTTCGCCTCCACCCTGCGCTACGAGCACCTGCTGCGCGACGCCCAGCAGGTGCTCGACCGCCTCACCACTGTGGAGGCCAACATCCAAACCACCCGGGGCGAGTGGTACACAATGCGCATTTTGCCCTACCGCTCGCTCGACAACTACATCAACGGCGCCGTCATCACCTTCACCGGCGTGACGGCCCTCAAGCAGCTCGAAGCCCAGCTCCAGGAAACGGCCCGCTTCGCCGACAGCCTCCAGGACGCCGTGCCCCAGCCCTCCGTGGCCCTCGACGGGGCCCTGCGCGTGCGCCTGGCCAACCACGCCTTCGCCGAGGCGTTTGGGCTGGTGGCCACCGAAATCCGTGGCCACTCCCTGGTCTCCCTCAGCGGCGGGGCCTGGAACCAGCCGGCCCTGCTGGCCCAGCTGGCCCAGCTGCTGAACCCCGCCCATCCCCAAAACCAGTTCGACGGCCTGACGCTAACGGCCGATTTTGCCGGCCTGGGGCCCCGGCGCGTGGTGCTGTACGGCCGCCGCCTGCTGCACCAGGGCCAGCCCACCGGCCAGGTGCTGCTGGGCGTGGAGGTGGTGGCCCCGCCCGCCTAG
- a CDS encoding chemotaxis protein CheB, which yields MAAPTHLIVIGTSAGGMPALTQLVAQLPAALPAAVLVVQHLAPDADTEALVTRLAAHTGLRCQVAGHGAPLLAGHLYLAPPERHLLVKEDRVLVTKGPFENGYRPSADALFRAAAVAFGAQVVGVVLTGMLHDGTAGLEFIKRCGGTAVVQDPAEAEFPSMPESALRNVAVDHVLPVAAMGALLVGLVGPAHAGPAHALSIPPDLRLEAAIAERTVGTAGQMGELGTLVPFTCPDCGGNLWDVTQGEVLRFRCHTGHAYTAASMLEGSQRKMQETLWVALRMMEERKNLLASLAARDEAYGTGRHTERLDDLKRHVNRMREFLLDEYEGETEDTATD from the coding sequence GTGGCCGCCCCTACTCACCTCATCGTCATCGGCACGTCGGCCGGCGGCATGCCCGCCCTCACGCAGCTCGTGGCCCAGCTGCCCGCCGCCCTGCCCGCCGCCGTGCTGGTGGTGCAGCACCTCGCCCCCGACGCCGACACAGAAGCCTTGGTGACGCGGCTGGCCGCCCACACCGGCTTGCGCTGCCAAGTGGCCGGCCACGGGGCCCCGCTGCTGGCCGGCCACCTGTACCTGGCCCCGCCCGAGCGCCACTTGCTGGTGAAGGAAGACCGGGTGCTGGTGACCAAGGGCCCCTTCGAGAACGGCTACCGCCCCTCCGCCGACGCACTGTTCCGGGCGGCGGCGGTGGCCTTTGGCGCGCAGGTGGTGGGCGTGGTGCTCACCGGCATGCTGCACGACGGCACCGCCGGCCTGGAGTTCATCAAGCGCTGCGGGGGCACGGCCGTGGTGCAAGACCCCGCCGAGGCCGAGTTCCCAAGCATGCCCGAAAGTGCCCTGCGCAACGTGGCCGTGGACCACGTGCTGCCCGTGGCCGCCATGGGGGCCCTGCTGGTGGGGCTGGTGGGCCCCGCCCACGCCGGCCCCGCCCATGCCCTGAGCATCCCGCCCGACTTGCGGCTGGAAGCGGCCATTGCCGAGCGCACGGTGGGCACGGCCGGCCAAATGGGCGAGTTGGGCACCCTGGTGCCCTTCACCTGCCCCGACTGCGGCGGCAACCTTTGGGACGTGACCCAAGGCGAGGTGCTGCGCTTCCGCTGCCACACCGGCCACGCTTACACCGCAGCCTCCATGCTGGAGGGCTCGCAGCGCAAAATGCAGGAAACCCTGTGGGTGGCCCTGCGCATGATGGAGGAGCGCAAGAACCTGCTCGCCAGCCTCGCCGCCCGCGACGAAGCCTACGGCACTGGCCGCCACACCGAGCGCCTCGACGACCTCAAGCGTCACGTCAACCGCATGCGCGAATTCTTGCTCGACGAGTACGAAGGCGAAACCGAGGACACCGCCACGGATTAG
- a CDS encoding cation diffusion facilitator family transporter, whose protein sequence is MTALAQTKTRLGLLSLVVSVALVAIKFYAYHLTRSQVVLTDALESIINIFTSGFALYSLYLAGLPKDENHPYGHGKIEHLSVGFEGALIFIAGAYILYSATGSLLHPHAVARPSWGVALLATTAVANLGLGLYLVRQGRALNSVALVGDGQHLYIDALTSIVSSGALLLVAATGVVRIDGGAALLLGGFILVNGGRMVGRSVAGLMDETDTAVVTEVIAELQAHRRAPWIDVHNLRVQRYGANLHIDCHMQMPYYFSLEHVHTELHDIEELIREKFAVEVEMFVHADPCTFAACSLCRVADCPVREHPFEHAVVWDLHNAVRNERHRL, encoded by the coding sequence ATGACTGCGCTGGCTCAAACCAAAACCCGCCTCGGCCTGCTTTCCCTCGTGGTGAGCGTGGCCCTGGTGGCCATCAAATTCTACGCCTACCACCTCACCCGCTCGCAAGTGGTGCTGACGGATGCCCTGGAAAGCATCATCAACATCTTCACCAGCGGCTTTGCCCTGTACAGTCTGTACCTGGCCGGCCTGCCCAAAGACGAGAACCACCCCTACGGCCACGGCAAAATCGAGCACCTGTCGGTGGGCTTCGAAGGGGCCCTAATTTTTATAGCCGGGGCCTACATCCTGTACTCGGCCACGGGCAGCCTGCTGCACCCGCACGCCGTGGCCCGGCCCAGCTGGGGCGTGGCGCTGCTGGCCACCACGGCGGTGGCCAACCTGGGGCTGGGCTTGTACCTGGTGCGCCAGGGCCGGGCGCTGAACTCGGTGGCTCTGGTGGGCGACGGCCAGCACCTGTACATCGACGCCCTGACGTCCATTGTGTCGTCGGGGGCGCTGCTGCTGGTGGCGGCCACTGGCGTGGTGCGCATCGACGGCGGAGCGGCGCTGCTGCTGGGCGGCTTCATTCTGGTGAACGGCGGGCGCATGGTGGGCCGCTCGGTGGCGGGCCTGATGGACGAAACCGACACGGCCGTCGTCACGGAGGTCATCGCCGAGCTGCAAGCCCACCGCCGGGCCCCCTGGATCGACGTGCACAACCTGCGCGTGCAGCGCTACGGCGCCAACCTGCACATCGACTGCCACATGCAGATGCCTTACTACTTCAGCCTGGAGCACGTGCACACCGAGCTGCACGACATCGAGGAGCTGATTCGGGAGAAGTTTGCGGTGGAAGTGGAGATGTTCGTCCACGCCGACCCGTGCACATTTGCCGCCTGCTCGCTCTGCCGCGTGGCCGACTGCCCGGTGCGCGAGCACCCCTTCGAGCACGCCGTAGTGTGGGACCTGCACAACGCCGTGCGCAACGAGCGCCACCGGCTGTAG
- a CDS encoding Nramp family divalent metal transporter, with protein MPAVSTAVANPADAGWRHARRANSLSEVHGSIAVPEAGASFWRKFRAYWGPGLLVAVGYMDPGNWATDLAGGARYGYTLLSVVLVSSLFAMFLQHLAAKLGIATGRDLAQACRDHYSRPVSLGLWAMCEIAIAACDLAEVIGSAIALNLLFGLPLAWGVVLTTLDVLVVLFFQHKGFRLIESLVGGLILLIFFCFLYEIIASRPDWRALAGGLLPRPEVVMNPGMLYVAIGILGATVMPHNLYLHSSIVQTRAFGQDETAKRTAIKFSTIDSTVALFLAFFVNAAILVTAAAAFHGKGHDSVADIADAHKLLTPVLGAGAASVLFAVALLASGQNSTLTGTLAGQIVMEGFLDLKLKPWVRRLITRLIAVVPALVVTILYGERGTGQLLVLSQVILSLQLSFAVVPLVLFTGDKLKMGVFANRPGVQVAAWAVSAIIIVLNVYLLWQTAVG; from the coding sequence GTGCCCGCCGTTTCCACTGCCGTTGCCAATCCCGCCGATGCTGGCTGGCGCCACGCCCGCCGCGCCAACTCGCTGAGCGAGGTGCACGGCAGCATTGCGGTGCCCGAAGCGGGGGCCTCGTTTTGGCGGAAGTTCCGGGCCTACTGGGGCCCCGGCTTGCTGGTGGCCGTGGGCTACATGGACCCCGGCAACTGGGCCACCGACCTGGCCGGCGGGGCCCGCTACGGCTATACGCTGCTGTCGGTGGTGTTGGTTTCCAGCTTGTTTGCCATGTTTTTGCAGCACTTGGCCGCCAAGCTGGGCATCGCCACGGGCCGCGACCTGGCCCAAGCCTGCCGCGACCACTACTCGCGCCCCGTGAGCCTGGGGCTGTGGGCCATGTGCGAAATTGCCATCGCCGCCTGCGACCTGGCCGAAGTCATCGGCTCGGCCATTGCGCTCAACCTGCTCTTTGGGCTGCCGCTGGCCTGGGGCGTCGTCCTCACCACGCTGGATGTGCTGGTGGTGCTGTTTTTCCAGCACAAAGGTTTTCGGCTCATCGAAAGCCTGGTTGGGGGGCTCATTCTCCTGATTTTTTTCTGTTTCCTCTACGAAATCATCGCCTCGCGGCCCGATTGGCGGGCCCTGGCCGGCGGCCTGCTGCCCCGCCCCGAAGTGGTGATGAACCCCGGGATGCTCTACGTGGCCATCGGCATCCTGGGGGCCACTGTGATGCCCCACAACCTGTACCTACACTCCAGCATTGTGCAAACCCGGGCCTTCGGGCAGGACGAAACGGCCAAGCGCACGGCCATCAAGTTCTCCACCATCGACTCGACGGTGGCGCTGTTCCTGGCGTTTTTCGTGAACGCGGCCATCCTCGTCACGGCCGCCGCTGCCTTCCACGGCAAGGGCCACGACAGCGTAGCTGACATCGCCGACGCCCACAAGCTGCTCACGCCGGTGCTGGGCGCGGGCGCGGCCTCGGTGCTGTTTGCCGTGGCGTTGCTGGCCTCGGGCCAAAACTCGACGCTGACCGGCACGCTGGCCGGCCAAATTGTGATGGAAGGCTTCCTCGACCTCAAGCTCAAGCCCTGGGTGCGGCGGCTCATCACGCGGCTCATTGCCGTGGTACCGGCCCTGGTGGTCACCATCTTGTACGGCGAGCGGGGCACCGGGCAGCTGCTGGTGCTCAGCCAGGTCATCCTGTCGTTGCAGCTCAGCTTTGCGGTGGTGCCGCTGGTGCTCTTCACCGGCGACAAGCTGAAAATGGGCGTGTTCGCCAACCGCCCCGGCGTGCAAGTGGCCGCCTGGGCCGTCTCCGCCATCATCATCGTGCTGAACGTGTACCTGCTCTGGCAAACCGCGGTGGGCTAG
- a CDS encoding TonB-dependent receptor, producing MTFAQSVEVSGTVRDGRHQSVPFAGVGVVGTALGATADAAGRYQLRGVPPGPQRLRASAVGFAPAERAVAVSGPAGAPVAVDFVLVAAPAGLGEVVVTGVGRATELRRSPVPIAALSRREMQLNANTNAIDAAVRGVPGLSAVTTGPNISKPFIRGLGYNRVLTLYNGLRQEGQQWGDEHGLEVDGYDVERVEVVKGPASLLYGSDAVAGVVNLLPALPQGPSGELHGEALAEYQSVNGLIGTSLGLNYQQNGFQTSLRASHHLARDYRNAADGPVYNTGYRELALTGMVGVQKSWGSAHGYLTAYDNRQEIPDGSRDSLSRRFTRQVLESGADNIKNRPLVTDDELNRYVLSDLRQRIRHYRAFGRGTVRLGGGELRLLLGAQRNHRQEFNHPTAPAQAGLDLQLTTYSYETRYLLPAWRGYELTVGGNGMTQLNKHLNATDFPIPAYQLFDLGGFGVLKKTLGPLELTGGLRYDTRAVRWDDFYVAPNPATGFAGAAGAGAAGADLPFPAFRNRYRGVSASLGGSYALGPRLVLRANVARGYRAPNIPEIGSNGLDPGAHIVYLGNRGFGPEFSLQEDVGALWQSPAVDASAEIFHNHVDNFIYQARLYDAAGQPVEVVPGNATYQYQQAAARLYGLEISVNVHPTALPWLSWRTGAALVRGLNDNAALLERLGPPARYLPLIPAPQARTEWRATAPARPGRVAGAYVRVGLDATARQTQFYAVDGAETATPGYVLLGLGAGATWRTRAGREAVQVFAQADNVLNTAYQAHLSRLKYFEYYATTPTGRTGIFNPGRNVGLKVVVPF from the coding sequence TTGACTTTTGCCCAAAGCGTTGAGGTGAGCGGCACCGTGCGCGACGGCCGGCACCAGTCGGTGCCGTTTGCCGGGGTGGGCGTGGTGGGCACGGCCCTGGGGGCCACCGCCGACGCGGCCGGCCGCTACCAGCTGCGCGGGGTGCCGCCGGGGCCCCAGCGGCTGCGGGCCAGCGCCGTGGGCTTCGCGCCGGCCGAGCGGGCAGTGGCCGTTTCGGGGCCGGCCGGGGCCCCTGTCGCCGTTGACTTTGTGCTGGTGGCCGCGCCCGCCGGCCTGGGCGAGGTGGTGGTGACGGGCGTGGGCCGGGCCACCGAGCTTCGGCGCAGCCCCGTGCCCATTGCCGCCCTCAGCCGACGCGAAATGCAGCTTAATGCCAACACGAACGCCATCGACGCGGCGGTGCGCGGCGTGCCCGGCCTGAGCGCCGTGACCACGGGCCCCAACATCAGCAAGCCGTTCATCCGCGGGCTGGGCTACAACCGGGTGCTGACCCTGTACAACGGCCTGCGCCAGGAAGGCCAGCAGTGGGGCGACGAGCACGGCCTGGAGGTGGACGGCTACGACGTGGAGCGGGTGGAGGTAGTGAAGGGCCCCGCCAGCCTGCTCTACGGCTCCGACGCGGTGGCCGGCGTGGTGAACCTGCTGCCCGCCCTGCCCCAGGGCCCCAGCGGCGAGCTGCACGGCGAAGCCCTGGCCGAGTACCAGAGCGTCAATGGATTAATTGGCACCTCGCTGGGCCTGAACTACCAGCAGAACGGCTTCCAAACCAGCCTGCGCGCCAGCCACCACCTGGCCCGCGACTACCGCAACGCCGCCGATGGCCCGGTGTACAACACCGGCTACCGCGAGCTGGCCCTCACCGGCATGGTGGGCGTGCAAAAAAGCTGGGGCAGCGCCCACGGCTACCTCACGGCCTACGACAACCGCCAGGAAATTCCCGACGGCAGCCGCGACTCGCTCAGCCGGCGCTTCACGCGGCAGGTGCTGGAGAGCGGGGCCGACAATATCAAGAACCGGCCGCTGGTGACGGACGACGAACTGAACCGCTACGTCCTCAGCGACTTGCGCCAGCGCATCCGGCACTACCGGGCCTTTGGGCGGGGCACCGTGCGGCTGGGCGGCGGCGAGCTGCGCCTGCTACTGGGGGCCCAGCGCAACCACCGCCAGGAGTTCAACCACCCCACCGCGCCGGCCCAGGCGGGGCTCGATTTGCAGCTCACCACCTACAGCTACGAGACACGTTACCTGCTGCCAGCCTGGCGCGGCTACGAGCTGACGGTGGGCGGCAACGGCATGACGCAGCTCAATAAGCACCTCAACGCCACCGACTTCCCCATCCCCGCCTACCAGCTCTTCGACCTGGGCGGCTTTGGGGTGCTGAAGAAAACGCTGGGCCCCCTGGAGCTGACCGGCGGCCTGCGCTACGACACCCGCGCGGTACGCTGGGACGATTTTTACGTGGCCCCGAACCCGGCCACGGGCTTCGCGGGGGCCGCGGGGGCGGGCGCGGCGGGGGCCGATTTGCCGTTTCCGGCGTTTCGGAACCGCTACCGGGGCGTGTCGGCCAGCCTGGGCGGCAGCTACGCGCTGGGGCCCCGGCTGGTGCTGCGGGCCAACGTGGCGCGCGGCTACCGGGCCCCCAACATCCCCGAAATCGGCTCGAACGGCCTCGACCCCGGGGCCCACATCGTGTACCTGGGCAACCGCGGCTTCGGCCCCGAGTTCAGCTTACAGGAAGACGTGGGGGCCCTGTGGCAGTCGCCGGCCGTAGACGCCAGCGCCGAAATCTTCCACAACCACGTCGATAATTTCATTTACCAGGCCCGGCTCTACGACGCCGCCGGCCAGCCCGTGGAGGTGGTGCCCGGCAACGCTACCTACCAGTACCAGCAAGCCGCCGCCCGCCTCTACGGCCTGGAAATCAGCGTGAACGTGCACCCCACCGCCCTGCCCTGGCTGAGCTGGCGCACCGGCGCGGCCCTGGTGCGCGGCCTCAACGACAACGCCGCGCTGCTGGAGCGCCTGGGGCCCCCGGCCCGCTACCTGCCGCTTATTCCGGCCCCGCAGGCTCGCACCGAGTGGCGCGCCACGGCCCCCGCCCGGCCCGGGCGGGTGGCCGGCGCCTACGTCCGGGTGGGGCTGGACGCCACGGCCCGCCAAACCCAGTTTTACGCCGTGGACGGGGCCGAAACCGCCACACCCGGTTACGTGCTGCTGGGCCTGGGGGCCGGCGCCACCTGGCGCACCCGCGCCGGGCGCGAGGCCGTGCAGGTGTTCGCGCAGGCCGACAACGTGCTCAACACCGCCTACCAGGCCCACCTCAGCCGCCTGAAGTACTTCGAGTACTACGCCACCACGCCCACCGGCCGCACCGGCATTTTCAACCCCGGCCGCAACGTGGGCCTGAAAGTGGTGGTGCCGTTCTGA